From a single Couchioplanes caeruleus genomic region:
- a CDS encoding GntR family transcriptional regulator — translation MKPQPTAVAAPIHLRIADDLRMRIERGELEPGDPLPTLQILCDDYDCSLNSARAAIALLKQQGLITGGRGKAATVRTPVPRVCRSSERHQAEKDLALQPQDVRASTGVAETDMGSRIEELSFLTQYDKIAPSRKLAADLGVAVDTEVLQRLYEMRDRRDGRRLSWSISYIPIPLIEGNPKLLDAANEPWPGGTLHQLHTVGIEVMKVVDQVSASMPTTAEAHEWRLDDGVPMLHVRRISYDEGERVVEISDANFPADRTELSFTTHLKKW, via the coding sequence ATGAAACCGCAGCCCACGGCCGTCGCCGCGCCGATTCACCTACGCATCGCCGATGACTTGCGCATGAGGATCGAACGAGGAGAGCTAGAGCCCGGCGATCCTCTGCCTACGTTGCAGATCCTCTGCGACGACTACGACTGCTCCCTCAACTCAGCGCGAGCCGCCATAGCCCTGTTGAAGCAGCAAGGACTTATCACAGGCGGCCGAGGCAAGGCGGCCACCGTCCGAACACCGGTGCCTCGCGTCTGCCGTTCCTCCGAGCGTCATCAGGCGGAGAAGGACCTGGCACTCCAGCCTCAGGACGTTCGAGCGTCAACCGGCGTCGCAGAAACCGACATGGGAAGCAGGATTGAAGAACTATCCTTCTTAACCCAATATGACAAAATCGCGCCTTCGCGCAAGCTTGCTGCCGACCTCGGAGTCGCAGTCGATACTGAGGTTTTGCAGCGGCTCTACGAAATGCGTGACAGGAGAGACGGTCGACGTCTCTCGTGGAGTATCTCCTACATTCCCATACCGTTGATTGAGGGAAATCCTAAGCTTTTGGATGCAGCTAACGAGCCCTGGCCGGGCGGCACGCTGCACCAACTTCACACGGTGGGAATCGAAGTTATGAAGGTGGTCGATCAGGTCTCGGCATCAATGCCGACTACGGCAGAAGCGCACGAATGGCGACTTGACGACGGAGTGCCGATGCTGCACGTTCGCCGAATCTCGTACGACGAGGGAGAGAGAGTCGTCGAAATATCGGATGCGAACTTCCCAGCCGATCGCACAGAGCTTAGTTTCACTACCCATCTCAAGAAATGGTGA
- a CDS encoding glycosyltransferase family 2 protein — protein sequence MSIITAAYAPSAAFMPETIASVAALEVPAGWDVEWVVQEDGDTPVLSGHFTGVPGVSYAANGRQLGIAGTRNLALERASGSLLRVLDSDDVLLPNAISALIHHFEVLSIHWAVGQADDLMTDGRRVSWDPLIPTGIVKAGAVNNYAIEHGGNWPIHCAGLMLRTDTVRALGGWVGVPSDEDIIMFSALADFCDGYNEPAVTWLYRQHTGQVTRTSIWRQQSAIGRRIALQRLKSVRALGMGFNANPLPSLEKPVTDDLRVAPPMKDRDTHEYL from the coding sequence GTGTCAATCATTACCGCCGCATACGCCCCAAGTGCTGCCTTCATGCCGGAAACGATAGCAAGCGTCGCCGCGTTGGAGGTACCGGCCGGGTGGGACGTTGAATGGGTTGTGCAGGAAGACGGCGATACTCCGGTTCTGTCTGGGCACTTTACCGGTGTGCCCGGGGTCAGTTACGCCGCCAATGGTCGCCAGCTCGGCATCGCCGGAACGAGGAATCTAGCCCTGGAACGCGCGTCGGGCAGCCTGCTCCGGGTTCTTGACTCCGATGACGTACTTCTTCCCAATGCAATCTCGGCTTTGATCCATCATTTCGAGGTCTTGTCGATTCACTGGGCAGTTGGCCAGGCGGACGACCTGATGACAGATGGACGGCGAGTCAGTTGGGATCCTTTGATTCCTACCGGGATTGTCAAGGCTGGAGCGGTGAACAATTATGCTATCGAGCACGGTGGAAATTGGCCGATCCATTGTGCCGGGTTGATGCTAAGAACGGATACTGTACGAGCGCTAGGCGGATGGGTTGGAGTGCCGAGCGATGAGGACATAATCATGTTTTCCGCTCTGGCCGATTTTTGCGATGGCTACAACGAACCAGCTGTGACATGGCTGTATAGGCAGCACACTGGCCAAGTCACGCGTACGAGTATCTGGCGTCAGCAAAGCGCAATCGGACGGCGTATTGCATTGCAACGACTTAAGAGCGTGCGGGCGCTGGGCATGGGATTCAACGCGAATCCTCTACCATCGCTAGAAAAGCCGGTCACCGATGATCTGCGTGTTGCGCCACCCATGAAGGATCGCGACACGCATGAGTACTTGTGA
- a CDS encoding DUF6284 family protein: protein MNFKVPSPIEPAPGDLSAIEAEWPLIAAEIDVVDAEIVLINAADQGGPSPLDWRRLRRAEARVTRVAAELAGRPGSLKAVA, encoded by the coding sequence GTGAACTTCAAGGTTCCCTCGCCCATCGAGCCCGCTCCGGGCGACCTGTCAGCGATTGAGGCCGAGTGGCCGCTGATCGCCGCTGAGATCGACGTTGTCGACGCGGAGATCGTCCTGATCAATGCCGCTGACCAGGGCGGCCCGTCGCCGCTGGACTGGCGGCGGCTGCGCCGGGCCGAGGCCCGCGTTACCCGCGTCGCTGCCGAGCTGGCTGGGCGTCCCGGCTCCCTGAAGGCGGTGGCGTGA
- a CDS encoding DUF3307 domain-containing protein — translation MTAATFAAVFVALYVAHQLADHWIQTQHQADCKGRPGWPGRIACAAHVTTYTLTALVALAALALSLGLPLGPGRVAAGLAVSAVTHYIADRRTPLKRLADLCGAGRFYALGIPRPGRDDNPSLGTGSYALDQSFHYLFLFVAALVIAA, via the coding sequence ATGACCGCCGCCACCTTCGCCGCCGTGTTCGTCGCCCTCTACGTCGCCCACCAGCTCGCCGACCACTGGATCCAGACCCAGCACCAAGCCGACTGCAAGGGCCGCCCCGGCTGGCCCGGCCGCATCGCCTGCGCCGCGCACGTCACCACCTACACCCTGACCGCGCTGGTCGCGCTCGCCGCCCTCGCGCTGTCGCTCGGGCTGCCGCTCGGCCCCGGCCGCGTCGCCGCCGGGCTGGCGGTCAGCGCGGTCACGCACTACATCGCCGACCGGCGCACCCCGCTCAAGCGCCTCGCCGACCTGTGCGGCGCGGGCCGCTTCTACGCCCTCGGCATCCCGCGTCCCGGCCGCGACGACAACCCGTCGCTCGGCACCGGCTCGTACGCCCTCGATCAGTCCTTCCACTACCTGTTCCTGTTCGTCGCCGCCCTCGTGATCGCCGCCTGA
- a CDS encoding RRQRL motif-containing zinc-binding protein, protein MGRIRARFFDPEGTRYGLPTFWWHGAPDGYATRRQLAADGLRPGRQPIAAQILWQGVGGTRAAYLYRLDLARPKRPASAAQRRAIAAALRARRTCPTCRSVCDYYIPRSLGECLTCADPR, encoded by the coding sequence ATGGGCCGCATCCGCGCCCGGTTCTTCGATCCGGAGGGCACCCGCTACGGCCTGCCCACCTTCTGGTGGCACGGCGCCCCGGACGGCTACGCCACCCGCCGCCAGCTCGCCGCAGACGGGCTGCGGCCGGGCCGCCAGCCGATCGCCGCGCAGATCCTCTGGCAGGGCGTGGGCGGCACCCGGGCGGCGTACCTGTACCGGCTCGACCTCGCCCGCCCGAAGCGCCCCGCCAGCGCGGCACAACGACGCGCGATCGCCGCCGCGCTGCGCGCCCGGCGCACCTGCCCGACCTGCCGCTCCGTCTGCGACTACTACATCCCGCGCTCGCTCGGCGAGTGCCTGACCTGCGCCGACCCGCGATGA
- a CDS encoding cell division protein FtsK: MNTPTGPENFDWTAAEADVADDNVVDLDAARTRRTEPEVNRSFAAEVDDETDELDTDAPVPVNPPATPDPSMFALAAAGKVTDRRPILPPWLTSRTEFRSATRWVFGHYTHVSVYHLTRSPKYAAKLGWRAPFGVARTIGALTRWTSDAEGIPVRLASVRAEDAELYLKLSRQRDARVRWRGIVTAALLLLGAPTVAVLMTLAGSWQRWLALAAAVILFGRVGTDRDTPIVDTAVVKPRVRKLTLDVIERAFLSAGLCKPDDMISIPKPIMRDGDGWLAIVDLPYSTTADKAVKKRTEIAAGLDLDEVQVWPDRVRGTAGSARRIALWVADEDPYAKPSEVWPLVAKGSVDVFSPFPFGLDQRGRVVPLVMMFTSLLVGSIPRMGKTNAARIPGLACALDPSVELHIYDGKGGQDWRPFTRIAHRTGFGVRTEVVEALVEDLRALVDDMNRRYDTIATLPPEICPESKVTRQIADKRSLKLWPVLVSIDEFQRYSSHAEFGKEIVELLTELCKVGPAVGIMISLHTQKPDGKAVPTDLRDNIGTRFALKTMTWQSSEAVLGAGSYPAGYDSSRFQRSHKGVGILLGADDSGAVEEALTVRTNVAAAKHVEVVIERAYAMRAKAGTLTGAAIGEAPEVPAASAGAQLLDDIAAVLHAGETKVWSETIVARLADLRPETYSGLAPEELATLLNPLGVDTMQIGRRIEGKTVNRRGVAAADITAAITERDRKRRAG, from the coding sequence GTGAACACCCCCACCGGACCCGAGAACTTCGACTGGACCGCCGCCGAGGCCGACGTCGCCGACGACAACGTGGTCGACCTGGACGCTGCCCGCACCCGCCGTACCGAGCCCGAGGTGAACCGGTCGTTCGCCGCCGAGGTGGACGACGAGACCGACGAGCTGGACACCGACGCCCCGGTGCCAGTGAACCCGCCGGCCACCCCGGACCCGTCGATGTTCGCCCTGGCAGCGGCCGGGAAGGTGACCGACCGACGGCCGATCCTGCCGCCGTGGCTGACCAGCCGCACCGAGTTCCGTTCGGCGACGCGGTGGGTGTTCGGCCACTACACCCACGTCAGCGTGTACCACCTGACCCGCTCCCCGAAGTACGCCGCCAAGCTGGGCTGGCGGGCACCGTTCGGCGTGGCCCGCACGATCGGCGCGCTGACCCGCTGGACCTCCGACGCCGAGGGCATCCCGGTCCGGCTGGCCTCGGTCCGGGCCGAGGACGCCGAGCTGTACCTGAAGCTGTCGCGTCAGCGTGACGCCCGGGTCCGGTGGCGCGGCATCGTCACCGCCGCCCTGCTGCTGCTCGGCGCACCCACCGTCGCCGTCCTGATGACGCTGGCCGGATCGTGGCAGCGGTGGCTCGCCCTGGCCGCCGCTGTGATCCTGTTCGGCCGGGTCGGCACCGACCGGGATACCCCGATCGTGGACACGGCTGTGGTCAAGCCCCGGGTGCGCAAGCTGACCCTGGACGTGATCGAGCGGGCGTTCCTGTCGGCCGGGCTGTGCAAGCCCGACGACATGATCAGCATCCCGAAGCCCATCATGCGTGACGGTGACGGGTGGCTCGCCATCGTGGACCTGCCGTACTCGACCACGGCGGACAAGGCGGTCAAGAAGCGCACCGAGATCGCCGCCGGTCTCGACCTGGACGAGGTGCAGGTGTGGCCCGACCGGGTACGCGGCACCGCCGGATCCGCCCGCCGGATCGCCCTGTGGGTCGCCGACGAGGACCCGTACGCCAAGCCGTCCGAGGTGTGGCCGCTGGTCGCCAAGGGCAGCGTGGACGTGTTCTCCCCGTTCCCGTTCGGCCTGGACCAGCGCGGCCGGGTCGTCCCGCTGGTCATGATGTTCACGTCGCTGCTGGTCGGGTCGATCCCGCGTATGGGCAAGACCAACGCGGCCCGCATCCCGGGCCTGGCCTGCGCCCTGGACCCGTCGGTGGAGCTGCACATCTACGACGGCAAGGGCGGCCAGGACTGGCGGCCGTTCACCCGCATCGCGCACCGCACCGGTTTCGGTGTGCGCACCGAGGTGGTTGAGGCCCTGGTGGAGGACCTGCGCGCGCTGGTGGACGACATGAACCGTCGTTACGACACGATCGCCACGCTGCCGCCGGAGATCTGCCCTGAGTCGAAGGTGACCCGGCAGATCGCCGACAAGCGGTCCCTGAAGCTCTGGCCGGTCCTGGTCTCGATCGATGAGTTCCAGCGCTACTCCAGCCACGCGGAGTTCGGCAAGGAGATCGTGGAGCTGCTGACCGAGCTGTGCAAGGTCGGCCCGGCGGTCGGGATCATGATCTCGCTGCACACGCAGAAGCCCGACGGCAAGGCCGTGCCGACCGACCTGCGCGACAACATCGGCACCCGGTTCGCGCTCAAGACGATGACCTGGCAGTCCTCCGAGGCCGTGCTCGGCGCGGGCTCGTACCCGGCCGGGTACGACTCGTCGCGGTTCCAGCGCTCCCACAAGGGTGTCGGCATCCTTCTCGGCGCCGACGACTCCGGCGCGGTCGAGGAAGCCCTGACGGTGCGGACCAACGTCGCTGCCGCCAAGCATGTCGAAGTCGTGATCGAGCGGGCGTATGCCATGCGCGCCAAGGCCGGGACGCTGACCGGCGCGGCCATCGGCGAGGCACCCGAGGTCCCCGCCGCCAGCGCGGGAGCGCAACTGCTGGACGACATCGCCGCCGTCCTGCACGCCGGGGAGACCAAGGTCTGGTCCGAGACCATCGTCGCCCGCCTCGCCGACCTGCGGCCCGAGACCTACAGCGGCCTCGCCCCGGAGGAACTGGCCACCCTGCTCAACCCCCTGGGCGTGGACACCATGCAGATCGGCCGGCGCATCGAGGGCAAGACGGTCAACCGGCGCGGCGTCGCCGCCGCCGACATCACCGCCGCGATTACCGAGCGTGACCGCAAGCGGCGCGCCGGGTAG